The Cyclobacteriaceae bacterium DNA segment AACAGAAAGAGGCGTTATTTCCGGTTTACGATTGGTTTCTCGAAGGCATACTCAGCGATACTATTTCAGAAAAGGATGTAATCATTGATAATAAGAAACGTGCATTTGCCCATGCGCTCGATGCCAAGGTCAATCTGTTGTATCAGTATCGACATATGCGCAAGGCACTGGAGAGTAGTAAAGATGAGTCGCTTAAGAAATCCTATGAGCAGTTTAAGGAACTTCAACAGCAGTATGCAAGACAAAAATCTGCCAATGCTTCTCAGGAGGAATTGGAGCAGTTGAAAATTGAGCTGGATACGCTTCGGGCTTCCTTATCTTATAAAACCGCTCTTGTTGCAGCACCCTCTGAAAAGTTTGTGTTTTGGCAGCAGGTAAAGGAAAAATTAAAACAACGCGAAGCGGTTGTGGAAATTAAACGCTTTAAAGCACTTGCGAATGATCAGGTAGTTTATGCTGCATTCATCATCAAGCCCGATTCGGAATACCCGGAAATTATCTTCTTACAAAACGGTGAGTTTTTGGAAGGTCGTGGATTGAAAAAATATCAAAACTCCATTCAGGCCCGGATTGAAGATCGCATCAGTTATTATGATTATTGGAAGCCGATTCAGGAATATTTAAAGGGTGTTCGAAAAGTTTTTCTTTCGCCTGACGGGGTATATGCACAGATAAATGTGCATGCCCTGTTCAATCCCGATAAAGGCAATTACCTGATTGATGACTTAACGGTTTACCAAATTGTGAGCGCCAAAGAATTGCCATCAGCAACTAACATTCGCAGAAAGGTTAAAAAAGCTATGTTGATGGGCAGACCGGCTTATTATATAAATGACTATAATAAGCAGGAGGTATTTGATAATGCTGAAACGTATCCTGAGCGCGCGATTACACATGCGCAGATTGCATCGGGTAATGTGAGTGATTTGCCCCGAACTGAAAAAGAAGTGGAAAGCGTAGCCACATCCCTAAAGAAGAACCGCGTGGCTGTGGAACAATACCTAGGCGCAGAGGCAACGGAAGAAGCCTTTAAAAAATCTAAACCTGATATTTTACATGTGGCCACACATGGATTTTGGTTTAAGGAGCAAGAAGCAGCACGTGCAGATGCGATGTTTAATTCCGGGTTGTTGTTTGCGGGAGTGATGAATCAACAGGAGCAAGGTATAACCGATTCAAATGACGGAGTTCTCACCGCCTATGAAGTTCAGGGAATGAATCTGGAAGGCACGCAATTGGCTGTGTTATCGGCATGTGAAACAGGGTTGGGTCATGTAGAAGTGGGAGAGGGAGTTTTTGGATTACAACGCGCATTCAAAATTGCCGGGGTGGAGAAACTTATAATGAGCCTATGGAAGGTGGATGATGAAGCTACCCGACTTTTGTTTGAATCGTTTTATAAAAATTGGATGACTGGCAAGCGCAGCATTGAAGAGGCATTTCAGTTGGCACAGCAGGAAATTAAAAAGGTGTATAAAGATCCCTATTATTGGGGAGCGTTTGTTTTGGTTAATTAGAAGCGCCATCATTCCGTACAATTCAACTTTACTAGCTGCAAAGAGGGTTTCGACCCGTTGGTTAGGGAAAAACAAAAAAGCCCCAGAAAACTTCTGAGGCTTTTGTACCCGGAGCCGGAGTCGAATACACTAACTCCTTTGGAATATCAAAATTTGATATGATTTTGGCCTTTACTGATGCTTTTAAGTGCCTGATTTTGGGCATGTTTGACACACTTTTATGGCACACTTTAGTACCGTATGCTATACATCGAATATGCCTTAAAGTACTCGTAAAGCATGGCACGGTCCCAAGCTGCAATCGACTTAAAATATTCTTCGTACAACCGACCGTAATCGTTAGGTATGCACAAGTAATAGGTGTTGCTCCACAGCTTCGATTTTGCTATAACAAGTGTGCCCGCTACCTCATTGGTTGATGTGCGCAGTACTTGCTTAAAATTAAATTCGTAGTTCGTATTGAAAGCATAATCAAAGGCATCTTTTATAGCGTAGCCGGTTTTGATATCTAAACCCTTTTCAACTGTTTCTTTATAGCCTTTGGTAATGTAATTGTATTCCTCCTGGGTGGTGGGTGCTACCTGTGCTAAAGAAAGAACAGGAAACGCGATCAAAAATAACAGTGCCTTCATATTGCCGTATTTAGCTTTTTTAGCATGGTAAAAAGGTTGTTAAGCGTCTCAATGCTGCCGTCAAGTTCTACAACAACCGAAACCTTTGCCGACTTACTTTTACTGTAAAATGTTGCCGGTTCCTCCAACATAGTAGGGTTGGATTTATACTGATAAAAATGATCAACCGTTTCGCCCAATGCACGGGCAATAGTTTCCAGTCGATCAGACGGTATGCGATCTTTATAATCGTTCTCATACCGGTGGATCGTGTTCAGTGGAAATCCGGTTTTCTCAGCCAACTGCGTTTGGTTCAAACCTTTCGATTCCCGCAGCTTTTTCATTATATCTCCTAATTCAAGGGGCATCATGCAAAAATTTTCAACAAAATTAAGAAGCTGAAAATCAACTGTTTAATAAAAAAATTAGCATTTATAAGAAATAATTTTTGAAATATGCAAAATACCTGCCATGTTTGGACAATCAAACACAACACACATGGCCAAAGTCATTCCCATCTCAAAAAAAGGCAAGGCAAAGCACAAGTATAAGTACACCCTGAATGAGCAAGTGGGTTCATTGCCTCGCGCAACATCCATCGGTGATGTTGTGAAGCATTTGCAGGATTATGGAATAAGTCAAAACGAATTTTATGCCGATCGCAAAATTCCTTTCGGTGCTAAATCTTCCATCCCGTCCGATCGCCTGTTTATCTACGCCCGCGTGTTCGATTGCAACGTGGAAGATTTACTGAACCACGACATACCGCAGGCTGAATCAATCCGCCAAAAACGATTGAAGGTTAAAACTTCTTTGAAGTAAAAAATTTTGCCCACAAGTGTAGAAATTTTTCCACGTAGAATTTTCACCCTATGAACGCAAACCGAATAATAACCACACTGGCTACCATTAAAGGCCAATTGCAGCGTAAGCAGTATTGCAGCCCCGAACAATTGCGCGTGCTACGCAAAGCACGGGCCAAATGGCAAAAGCGCCTCGATAATCTTATTAACACACCAACACCGGCAAGCCAGGTAAAAAAGCACACGCCACAGTTACCGCTGGGCCTTGCCCTGGTGTTGGGCGTGTTAATGCTTGCCTGCCAGCCAAAAAGCAAAGTAACCACACCCGATACGCTCAGTGATGCTGAATTGGTGGCTACAATCCAACACAGCAAACAGGATCATGCAACACGCATTTATAAAATCAAAAGCACGAATTGCTTTGTGAGTATTACCAATAATCGATCATCCATTTCATGCCCCTGCCAATGACTGTAAACATTACACCAAACCCACGCCTGCACGAACAAACCATTGATGTGCTGGCCCTGTTTCAACGCACCGGCAGGTACGATTTAAAGCAGTTTTTGCACGTGCTCAATCAGCACGAAGATCGACACAACATTTATCGCAGCTCAATGGAGCAACTGATTAACAACCCAAAAAGCAAATACCATTTACTGTATTCGCTTAGTGGTGCCATACACTTTCAGGGTAAAATTTTAAACGCACAGCCATGACAACCATACAACAACAAATCAGCTTTGTAGAAGCCCTGCGCGATAGCTTTGATAACAACCAGCGCGAAGCCATGCAAAACACCTACCCGCCAAGTGTGGTGGCTGAGCTGCTGCGCGACATACACGAAAATTTGGTTGCCGTAAAACAGTTGCAGTTGGCTCAAACGCCAAAACTATGTAACGACTGCAACCAACCGGTAAAACCCAACCATGCCATACACTTTGCAACGGATGGCGACAAAGTTTTAGTGCATAGGGGTGAGTATGTGTGCGAACGCTGCACCGAACTGCGCAAATTGAAAACTGAAAACCATCACACACAGCTATGAACAACGGGGCTTCTGTAATAAAAGTAACGGTTGACAAGGTTGATGGTGTTGCCAATACCAAAATTGATTTAACCCAAGCCAACATGACTACTTACGAACTGATTGGTGTGTTGGAAATGATTAAGCAAGATTTAATAAAAGCAAGTCGCGAACGTGCTAAACAAAAAACCTAAACCACATGAACTTTTTACGATACCTGCGCCTGGGCAACTTTTGGTATTACAATGGCGTGTTCGCCATGCTGGTAATAGTGTTGCTGGTTATTTTTTACGTGTTGAAACTGGATGCCATTTTTTGGATAGCCATTTACTTGTACGCATCCTTACTTTTTGCCACGTTAATCGGCAACCTATTTCGCTGGCTGCAATACAAGCGATACAACCGGGCATACAAATTTTACAACGACAAAACCCGGTACAACTAATGACTAAACGGCAACGGCTTTTGCTGGTGGTAAAACAATTTGCTGAACGTGAATTGATCAACAATGTGCAGCAATGGGATTACATACAGGTACAGGCTTACACACACAAAATTGAAGCACTGAAAAACCGAATACCTAAACCCGTTGCACAGCCACCACGCATAAGCAGCCAACGTAAACTTTTTTATTGATGCAAGAACCCAAACGCCCGGCAAAAATATACCTCGATCAAAAAACAAAGATCAACGGTATTGAAGTGGGCCACACATACGAAGGAGTAATTTATTTGATACACCACTATGAACACATCTTAGCCATAGCCACCCCACAGCAAATGAACGACAAAGCGCGCACCGATTGCGCCAAGCTGATCGAAAACCTGAAAATCCACAAAGAATTATATGAGCAAAGCAATAACACCAAACCCGGCAACTGAAACACCTGAAGCCATCCGCGCCAGGCAGTTGGCCATCATTACGCATCGCATTGAAACGGTGGTGGGGTACCGCAACATGGTACAACACCAACCGTTGCGGGCCGTGCTCGACAAAGAACGGTACGACCGTGTGGTGCAAATGCTTTGGGATGAATACCAATTTAAACCTGAACCCATCGACAGCATTAAAGACATCGCATACATTTTACAAAAACGCATAAACCCATGAAAAAGAAGTACGCAAAAATTACCCACGTTGATGGCACCACACACCTGATGCCCCTCGCTGGTTCGGCACTAAACATAGGCCAGCCGTTAAACGCACCTGAAAATATTGGTTCAGCCCTGCGCATTGCAAACACCGGCTATTGCCCCGATGCGAAAGCCCCACAACCGGTAATTGTGCCGCCTGCGCAAATAAAATCGGTACAACTAATTGAACAATAATGTACGATCAACACGAATACGAAAAAGTAAAAGCCTTTATGCAAGCCAAACGAACTACCATTTTAATCGGGTGCCCCATACACACCAGCCAGCTTGAACACAAAACCGCAAGCGCTATTCACTTTCCAAGTAACCGCACCGACCTGGACATACTGAAAATTTTCAGCACCAGCAGTTTGCTGGCCACCAACTTTAACCGCATATGGAGCACCGCCCTTAACTACAATGCCGAACGCCCGCAAGAAAAGCACATCAAATGGTTTTTTCTGCTACATGGCGACATTGTGCCCGAACCAAATTGGGTTGATAAACTGATTGCCCTGGCCGAAAAGCACGAAACCGATTTACTCAGCGTAGTGGTGCCGTTTAAAGATCAAAGCGGGCTAACCAGTACCGCGTTAGGTAGTCCGGATCCATTCAACATTGTTAGCCGCCTAACCATGCACCAGGTAATGGAGCTGCCGCCAACCTTTGGCGCTTCAGACTTGCACAAATACTTTCGGATGGCTGAGGCACCGGTGGCTGAGGCACTCGAAGCCACCGAATACCCCATACTTGTTAACTCAGGGTGCATCATTGTAAACATGCAAATGCCTTATGCGCGCAGCCTGTATTTTACCATTAACGACCACATCCGCACCGATAAGCAAGGCCGGTTGTACCCCGTAACCGATCCGGAAGATTGGTTTTTTAGTCGCCTAATACAAAGCTATGGCGGCAAAGTAATGGCCACCCGCGAAGTAGAAGTTGCACACGTAGGCCAGCGCAATTACAACAACAACCAGGTGTGGGGTGCCACGTGGGATGATCACTATACCAACCAATTAACCAATAACCCTATGAACGGAACCATTTGGAGCCTCGAAGAAGCCAAAACCCTGCATGTACACTCGCCCGGCCTTGCGCATTGGCTTTGCGCAAATTTAAGTGCGCAACAACCCGTGTTTGATTTTGGGTGTGGCATTGGCCGGTACTTAAAAGCCCTGGAAGATAACGGCTTTACCGAAGTAATGGGTTACGAAGGCACACCCGGCATAAAGCAAATAGCCGTAACCGATGCCGTTGAAGAATTTGACATTACTAAAATGCACACCATAAAGCCAAAAAACATCATGCGTGGCCAGGTGTTGTGCATTGAAGTGCTGGAGCACATACGCCCGGAAGATGAAAGCAACGTGCTGGATACACTAACCAATTTTTGCAACAGCACATTGGTATTAAGTTGGGCCATTGAAGGGCAAAACGGCCACGGCCACATCAATTGCCGCAATGCCGACTACGTAGTACCAACCGTTGAAGCCCGTGGCTTTAAAATAGATTTTGTGCGCACCATGCAGGCACGCGCAGCAGCCGCATGTTCGCCAACACTGGCGTTTTTCAATCAATCGTTGTACGTGTTTAACCGGGTGTAGCCATGAGAAATTTTTGTAAGAAAGTGAAGCAATTTTTTTACGGCAAAGAAATTTTGATGGCGTTATACGATAGGCGTACACAAGTAATGACCATACATTATACCAACGAAACCACGGAAAAATACAAAGGCAGTGGCACGGTTTGGTATTTACTTCCATTGATGAAGCGTTGCGAAACATACCAGGAAGGCATGTTGTGTAAAATTTGGGAGTACATTTTAGAATGGGGTAACCCATACCCGATTGCACACCAAAAGCATGAACCACAAATTGCTAAAAGCCATGAGTAAACACGCCCGCATAAGACGCGCCAAACAGCTTACCAACTTTGTGGCTGAGCTGGAGCAACAGCGCACCCGGCTAAAAGCAAAAGTAATTACCGCCTTTGTAGCCGGTGCCGTATTCGGTTTTGTGTTCTATCACTTTTTAACCCTGTTAACGCCATGAACAAAACAACAATTGAATGGACTGACTACACCTGGAACCCCGTAACCGGGTGCACCAAAGTATCGCAAGGCTGCAAAAACTGTTATGCCGAAACCATTGCCAACCGCTTTTGGGGCGATCGGAAATTTACCGATGTAATGACGCACCCTGAGCGATTTGATCAAATACGCATGAATGACAAAAAATGGGATGGTAAAAAGGTTTTCGTGTGCAGCATGAGTGATTTATTTCATCCGCATGTGCCTTTCAATTTTATCGCAGATGTGTTCCGTGAATTTTGGTATTTACCGAATACTACTTTTCAAATTCTAACTAAAAGACCTGACATAGCGCTTGATTTTTTCCAGTCGAAAGCAAACGACTTGAGGTTTATTATGCCAATGGATAACGTTTGGATTGGCACAAGCTGCGAAGATCAGGCCACAGCAAACGAACGCATACCCCTGCTACTGCAAATACCCGCGGCCGTGCGTTTCCTTTCATGCGAACCGCTTTTAGGTCCAATTGATTTATCCGCATACTTATCCCCCCTGGAGGGGGGCAAGGGGGGTGTTCATTGGGTAATAGCCGGTGGCGAAAGCGGCCACGGTGCCAGGCCCATGCACCCCGATTGGGTGCGCTCGCTACGCGATCAGTGCGCAAGCGCAAACGTGCCGTTCTTTTTTAAGCAGTGGGGCGAGTGGGCAACATGGACGGACGTGGCAGAAAATTCCGAAACAACTTTTGATTTAGATAAAATTGATAAGTACAAGTGTACGGTCATTGATGAAGAAAGTAAACATCCTATTCTACTCTACAAAGTAGGTAAGAAAATTTCCGGCAACACACTCGATGGCAAACAACACCTTGAATTTCCGAAGCTATGAAACCAAAAATTAAAATTAAGTTGGTTGGCGATAATGCTTTTTATTGGATTGATGCCAACCAATTTACACGTATTACCCGTATTCCGCTTTCAGATGAAAAACCTGTTGGTTTAGCCTACAATATCAATGGTGAGTTAAGGCTTACTGGCGCTGGTAGATTATTTACGCTTCGCAATTCATCTCAAAAAGTAATGCAGGAAATAATTGCGGCCGTAAATGCCACAGTAGGTCTATAAAAAAGTAAATCCAATGAAATTCCCCATACGCATACTATCCAAACGCCTGCACCTGGAGCAAACACTGGCCGCCAAAGGTGCCGACCGTTTTGCACCCAAGCGCGTGAAGGAACTCAAAGAAGCTATTGAACTTTTACAAACACAAAAACAGCAAATCAGCAAATGATTTCACCCGGCACCATTGAACGCATACGCGAATTACCTGTGTACGACATAATCAGTCGGTACATTGACCTGAAACGCGCAGGCGCAAACTATACGGCACTAAGCCCGTTCACCAGCGAAAAAACACCATCGTTTTACGTAGTGCCGGCAAAAAATATTTTTAAATGTTTCAGCACGGGCAAGGGTGGCGATGCCATACGCTTTGTAATGGAGCTGAACAACATGGATTTTGTTTCGGCCATTGTTGACATTGCCGGCAAAGTGGGCGAACGTGTGGAGTATGAAGAAACCGAAAAGGCTACCGAACAACAAACCGAACGCGAACAACTGTACAAAATTATGCTGGCCGCTTCCAGGCGTTACAACGAACAGCTAAACGCTTTACACAATACACACCCGGCAGCGCTGGAGCTGGCCAACCGGCAATTCACCAACGACACCGTGGCACAATGGCAAATTGGTTGGGCACCGGGCGATGTTTCCGGTGGCTATACACCCGATGCCTGGAAGTTTTTAACCAGCATCCTGCACGAAAAAGCGCTAATCGGGCCAGCGCTTAAAATCGGGTTGGTAACCGAAAAGGATAAAGTAGTGTATGATACCTTCCGCAATCGCATTATGTTTCCCATCCACAACCATTTGGGCCGAGTAGTCGGGTTTGGTGGCCGGGCCTTAACACCCGATAAGTACAACCCCAAATACATGAACAGCCCCGAAAGTGTGCTATTTGATAAAAAGCGTGTGTTGTTTGGCCTGCACTATGCGCAGCAAGCCATACGCACCGTAAAGTGGGCCGGGTTAGTTGAAGGGTACACCGATGTAATCAGCTTTCACCAGGCCGGGCACGAAAACACCGTAGGTACCTGTGGCACAGCCTTAACACCTGAACAATGTGCCCTGCTTAAAAAGTACACCAACAAGGTGGTGTTATTCCCGGATCCGGATGCCGCTGGAGAAGCCAGCGCACTGCGCAGCATTGATTTACTTACCCAACACGGTTTTGAAACCGCCATTGTGCCCATGCCCAAAACCGATGATGGAAAAAAGATAGATCCGGATGAATTGATAAGGGCTTTTGCCAATGTTAAACATGAACCCGAAACCGTATAACCATTTTTTTATTTGCCCATGTTCAACGGATGCACTTCACTTGCCGATTACATTCAACGCCACCAACAAGATGGTGTACTTTGGAAAGCCGATAAGCTGCTGGCCAACATTGAAAACCCAATCATTAAAAACGACCGGGTTGAAGATATTGCCCGCACCCTGGCACACATACCCAAACCCGTAGCCCGCGAAGCATACGCCAAACAAATCGGCAAGCAATACAACATAAGCTGGCCAACGTTTAAAAAACTCATTGATGATTTTATTGCCATCCACAAGCGCAGCGATGAAATTAAGGTGCGCAAAAACAAGGTTAACACCCTGGAAGGCGACCCCACACGCTGGCCGTTTTTTATCGAACAAATTGCGCTGAATAAAGACAGTGAAGAAGTTTTTAAAGGTGTTGAAATTGACCTGGAAAAATTCATTGCCTTACTGGCCAGCTTTGGTTTTACCCGCTACGAAACCGGCAACACACCCAACAGCAAAGAAGATAGCTTTGCGTTTGTACGTTTAGATGGTAACGTAATCCGCAACGTTTCACGCCAGCAAATAATCGACTTCATTGAAAATTTTATCCGAAAGGAATACAACTTTGAAAAATGCCACTACGTGGATAGCTCCATTTTGCTCAATAAGTTTTACAAGGGCATGAAAACGTTGTTCAACAAAGATTTATTTGCCCGCGTGCGCACCGATCAACCCATAATTATCAACAAAGACACACCCGCCAACACGTACTTTTATTTTCGCAACGGGTTTGTAACCGTTACCCGTAGCAGCATTACCATGCAACCGTATGAAGAAATGAACGGCAGCGTATGGGATACCCAAATGCTGGACCGTGATTTTAAACTGATCGACCTGGATGCACCTGAGCGCGAAGCCGAAAAATATCCGAAAGGTGTATTTGCCGATTTTTGTTGGCAGATAAGCGGGCATAACGTTAACCGTTTTCAAAGTTTGTGCAGCATTATCGGCTACCTGCTGCATGACTTTTACGAATACAAATTGAAGGCCGTATTGCTTACCGATAGTAGTTTAAGCGAAGCCAGCGAAGGCCGTACCGGTAAAACACTTTTCGCCAAATGCCTGGGCTACGTGCGCAGCTACACCGAAATAAACGGAAAGGATTTTGACAGTGGCAACAAAAACAAATACGAAGATGTTACCCTGGGCACGCAGGTAGTACACCTGAACGATGTAAAAACCCGTGGCCGTTTCAAATTTGATTTTGAAGATGTGTTTAACGATGTAACCGAAGGCATGATTGTTAACGCCAAATACATGACACCCTTCAGGCAGTTTGCAAAAATGATTATTAGCACCAATAAAACGCTAAACATAATCGGGGCCAGCCAGCGCGACCGTATTATTGAATTCGAAATGAGCGATTTTTTTGGCGAAGATCGCAGCCCACACCAATACTATGGCCAGTGGTTTGGCCGCGATTGGGATGAAACCGAATGGAGCTTGTTTGATAACTTTATTTGCTTTTGTGCGCAGCTATTTTTGAAGGAAGGTTTGATTATGCCGGAAACCATTAACCTGGAGGCCCGCAAGCTAATGAACCACACGGCCACAGAATTTATTGATTTTATGAGCGATTGCCGCGAAGTGATTGAACGCACCGGCAAGCCGTTTGAAAATTACCGCTTCAACGGCACCATGACTACCACCACCAGTTTCGAAGATTTTGAATTTGATAAGCGCCAACTGTACGAATACTTTTTGCAAACCAACACAGATTTTAAGAGCTGGTTAACCAGCAAAAAATTCAATACCTGGTTGCACCAGTATGCTGAGCTGCATTTAAAAATAAAACACCCGCGCGATTGGCGCAGCAATGGCGCAGGGTACATACAATTCCGGCCGGATCCGGAAAAATAAGTGAAAGGGCGAAAGCCCTTTTTTTATTGGATTCACTCTATATATATAGCCTTTACACCCACTTTATAATAATTTAGTAAAAATAAAGACTGAATTAAGGTAATAAACTGAAATACAAGTAATTAGATCAGTCTTTATCCAGTCTTTATCCAGTCGCCATCAAAACCCATAGCGACTGAAAGCCGGTGCGCAGTCGCCATCAGTCGCCATCAAAACCAATCGCGACTGGATAAAGACTGCAATAACGACTGCAAAAAACGCTTAAAACAAGCTGGAAACGCCATTTTTTGGCATATCAGTCGCCATTTTTCAAAAAAAGTAGTGATCAAGAAATTTCTGCAGAAAAACCGTGCGCCAATACCGTACATGCACCATGCTGCGCACAAAAAAAGCCGTTGGCAAACGGCTTTGGTGCATGTACTGAATTATTGTGTGCCATTTGGCTGCCTACGAGGTGGCGCGCTGCCGTTGACACAAACCCACATGCCCGTGCGCAAGCGGCCACCCAACGCGCACGCCAAACGTAAGCTGCCCCACCCACGTCCGACACTTCGCAGCCACACAACACCATGTTTGCGTCAGGCTTAGTGACAGGATATCGAATGACGTTTTTGGCAACATAAAACTTAAATTTTCCCGCACACTATTTTTACTTCATGTACCGTACCACTTGTCATGTGTCTCACCTCTCTCACTTTTCCGTGATGGCTTTCAAAAATTATCACCTCATCTATTCTTGGAATAGGTAAATGTTTTGGGTAATCAAATAGCCCCGGTACACTGTCAATTTCAAGTGTGATAAATGTTGTTGGTTTTTTAGTGAATATTCCCATCGCTCAAAAATTTAAGTTTTATGTTTAGTGTTTTAAAAATAGTTTCATCAATACTTATCGCCCGAACGCAAACACCAGAGGCATTATAGGCAAGTTTTTTTCCTCTGAGTTGTCGCACCCATGCCGGAGGCCGCGCAAACCCGCCCACATGTGCGCCAAGCCAACGCGCCCAAAAACCAGCCTATAACACTGTGTATAACCAATGCAAAAAGGCGTTGACGTGTGTGCTTCGTAGTGAAGTTCAGTGAAAGAAAAATATTTTTAAATGCCCCCGCGCTCATAGGTTAAAACATTGAGATTTGAGCAAGTGATTGAGATACCCGAATACAGGCTGCTTCATATATTTGCTTATCAATTTCAGTAGCGGTAAGGTTTACTTTATACTCACTGCAAGCTATTGCAATTGAGCCGCTTCCTAAATGAGTATCTAAAACTCTATCATTTTCTTTTGCAAAACTATTTAAAATCCATTGGTAAAGTTTAACGGGTTTTTGAGTTGGGTGTATTTTAGTTTCTTGATTTGCCACCGCTCTATGAATGGTTTTTATTCTCATGGCTTTATCAAAAGAAGTCCAAGCCATTTCACCATCTGCTAAACTAAAATCCCTTTGCCCTTTATCCCATATCAACCAACATTCAGAAGGCGGCAATAGGTTTGCAAAATAGTTTCCGCCCCAAATGATTTGATTTTTAGACACGCGCTGAAGTTCCGCAAAGTATTCGGGTTTTGGTATTTCTAAATTCCACCCTTTGTTACACTTCTCCCAATCAATACTTTGGTTCCACCCATTTTTAGCGGACCTACCACCGGACAAATTATTCCCGTATGGAGGGTCCACTATTGCCAAGTCAAAGTGTTTATCAGGAACACCCTTCATATACTCCATGCAATCAATATTCAGTAATTCAATTCCCCCGCTTCGCATTTAAAAATATTTTTAGTGTGTGTTTCATAGTTACTATT contains these protein-coding regions:
- a CDS encoding helix-turn-helix transcriptional regulator, with translation MPLELGDIMKKLRESKGLNQTQLAEKTGFPLNTIHRYENDYKDRIPSDRLETIARALGETVDHFYQYKSNPTMLEEPATFYSKSKSAKVSVVVELDGSIETLNNLFTMLKKLNTAI
- a CDS encoding phage Gp37/Gp68 family protein — its product is MNKTTIEWTDYTWNPVTGCTKVSQGCKNCYAETIANRFWGDRKFTDVMTHPERFDQIRMNDKKWDGKKVFVCSMSDLFHPHVPFNFIADVFREFWYLPNTTFQILTKRPDIALDFFQSKANDLRFIMPMDNVWIGTSCEDQATANERIPLLLQIPAAVRFLSCEPLLGPIDLSAYLSPLEGGKGGVHWVIAGGESGHGARPMHPDWVRSLRDQCASANVPFFFKQWGEWATWTDVAENSETTFDLDKIDKYKCTVIDEESKHPILLYKVGKKISGNTLDGKQHLEFPKL
- the dnaG gene encoding DNA primase — its product is MISPGTIERIRELPVYDIISRYIDLKRAGANYTALSPFTSEKTPSFYVVPAKNIFKCFSTGKGGDAIRFVMELNNMDFVSAIVDIAGKVGERVEYEETEKATEQQTEREQLYKIMLAASRRYNEQLNALHNTHPAALELANRQFTNDTVAQWQIGWAPGDVSGGYTPDAWKFLTSILHEKALIGPALKIGLVTEKDKVVYDTFRNRIMFPIHNHLGRVVGFGGRALTPDKYNPKYMNSPESVLFDKKRVLFGLHYAQQAIRTVKWAGLVEGYTDVISFHQAGHENTVGTCGTALTPEQCALLKKYTNKVVLFPDPDAAGEASALRSIDLLTQHGFETAIVPMPKTDDGKKIDPDELIRAFANVKHEPETV
- a CDS encoding DNA methyltransferase; its protein translation is MEYMKGVPDKHFDLAIVDPPYGNNLSGGRSAKNGWNQSIDWEKCNKGWNLEIPKPEYFAELQRVSKNQIIWGGNYFANLLPPSECWLIWDKGQRDFSLADGEMAWTSFDKAMRIKTIHRAVANQETKIHPTQKPVKLYQWILNSFAKENDRVLDTHLGSGSIAIACSEYKVNLTATEIDKQIYEAACIRVSQSLAQISMF